Within Zonotrichia albicollis isolate bZonAlb1 chromosome 18, bZonAlb1.hap1, whole genome shotgun sequence, the genomic segment AAGCAGTGTAGCTGTAGCTGAGCTGGTTTCAGTTTGAAATAGTCAGATGTGCCAAGAGTAGCACAGAACACTTTGTCACACAGAGAACACCTCAATCTCCACTGTTTCAGCCAGCTGGAGAGCAAGAAGCCAAGGCTGAATTTGCTTAAAAGCTCTGGCAAGGTACATTATCATTGACAAAGTACAAATGTGTCTGTTCAGCATCTCCCAGTATCCAACAGCTGTACCTGCTTTTATTATGTGATCCTTAACTCTGTTCTTCCAGATCCATTTGAATATTACATGTTTTACTTTGCAATCAGTTTGATTACACAGAAGGTAAGTAcctttccaattttttcccttaaaatagTACTGCCCTTTCTCCATAATACTCTTAAGAGCCTGCTGGGGTGCTGTGTAGCTAAATTAACAGCAATTTCATCTGTTCTGTTGAAATTTGTTATTGCTTTGGTTCACTTGGTGATCCAAGACTGGATGATAAACAAAGTACCTCCCTTGGATTCACCAGTGAGCAGCCATGGCAGCAAGGAGCAGGCAATGGTTTCTGTCCCCCTGTACCCAGTGAGGGTTTCTCTGCAGTCACAAGCACAGCTTGGTGCTGTGGGCTGTGGTTCTTTGGTTCCTCTGCCTGTTGTTCCCTCTCTTCTGCCTGGTTACAgtcactgctgcagcagcccttcTGTCACAGCTCATtttcctctgctccagggctgttTGCTGCCAGTTCACCCTTTCTAACACAGGGCTTCTGCTTTTTTATGCTGAGAGGGTCTGACATcacccccagcactgccttAAAGCAGCAGTGTTTAACCCCAGGTACATCTGTGTGTCTCTTGCAGAACTCTCCTGCCACCCATCATGTCAGCCCTTCCAACAGTGCTTATTTCATCCTGGTGGACACGTACCTCAAGTGTTTCCTGCCCACAGAAGGAAGTGTCCTTCCTCCACCTTCTTCAAACCCTGGGGGAGCCATCCCTTCCCCTACTCCCAGGTAATGGCTCCAGTGTCAGGGGCAAATTGTAGGAACAGTGCAGGCAGAATATGGCTTGTTGGaactgtcttggtttggaaggaCAGGagtctgctgaggaaggcaggagcctcccctgaaatggagaatgtaaacgctccccacccctctgaattgctgtaaattttgaattaaggggctctcaggcaaaaatatgggagcaggaaataacagatctttaatagggaagaaaaaaataaaaggataaaacaaacaatgcagtacaccagaacaacagtgacagagtcagaacccagcctgacaccctgtgggtcagggtgttggcagcagtcccattggaattgtggctcagccctcctgcagtgtcaggggtggttctgctggagcagggatcctgtagagaaggatggattcttcctctgatgatccagtggaaggagaggcagctgctgttcctctggggaatccagtggagaagccgtgctggtgtctcaaaacctctggattatatctgggtagcaatgcttggctcctccctctgggctcacatctcccaatgggatgctgtagttcttatcagccatgcagggacattcaatagctgttatcagcaatgtcccctccccagggaggagtgattgtggtcactcagagagagagataaagcaaactgcccacttgacaaaggtaatctgccatacagatggtaattgaaaacatcttgcattgcaatttTCAACAGGAATGAAATTGAATAGAAAACACCTCCACACTTCATCTGTATGTACTTATTACATAGGAACAGTGGTGCAGTGCTTGGTTATAGTTAGAGTTGAAGTAATTGGTAATTACAGGAAGTTGCAGAATTTTGAAATGTGCAATCAATTATGCAGTTGGAAAGACTGTTTCAAAGTGTATAAAATACTGATTCAAACAATGATGCATCCCTCCATCCCCCTGTGCTGCACCAAGCCCTCCTGACTCGTGTCATTCCATGCATTTGTCCTCCAGGTCCCCAGCAGTGCCTTTCTCCTCCTATGGCATGCACCACACCAGCCTGCTGAAGAGGCACATTGCCCACCAGCCCTCTGTGAACGCTGACCCAGCCTCCCAGGAGATCTGGAGATCAGAAACACTGCTTCAGGTACCTACCATTTAAGGAAGGAAGTGCCCTGCTCACTGAGGGATCTCTTCTTGTTAAAGCACAGGCAGATTGGCCAGTTTGCTTTAGCTTGGTTTGGAATTgagcagtgcagctgctgcttcctgttATTGCAACAAAGAACCACTGTGAGGTGTTAAGTTGTAGCTTGGAAAGGCACTTAATACCTTTTCTTAGACTAAGGATCTAAGGCATTTgagtatttttttctggaaaagttTCTgcatctgattttcttttttaaatcttaCACCAGTTCTACACTCTATGCAAAACCAAAGGTTAAACCCAGCCAAGTTGGTTTTGTTCATTAtcaagggaaggaaaagaaaatctgaaTTTAGCAATTATTCTGAAACAAGTTCCTATCATGTTGCTGAGCTGACTAATTGATGCCTGGCAGGTGCTGAGTTTGTCATCTCAGCCATTGGCATAACCTGGAACATCTTGAATAGGTACTGCCAATTTAGCAGTATAGCTTAGTTTTCAACTTATATACTGTGGTCTTTCTTATATTATCTTCTGACTGACAGTGTGGGATTACTTCTCTTTCCCTACCTGAGAAAATACTTGTCTTGCAGATCTTTGTTGAAATGTGGCTCCATCATTACTCACTGGAAATGTATCAGAAAATGCAGTCCCCTCACGTCAAGGTAATAGTTTGTACTGCACTTGTGAACATCACCTGGTGGTTGAGCTCTTACCTTGGGGTAAATCTCCTGTTGTGtgcagaatttatttttgtgcattggtccaaaggaaagaaataacTTAGCAGAGTGTCTACATAAGTGTGCCAGAGTTGGTAATCCAGTTACAAAGAATGTTGTGAATAAGTGTGTCATCCAGATTTGCCTTCATTGCAGAAGTTGTGTTagttttgttctggttttcgtttctttttttttgttcaagaTGAGTTTGTGGGATGGTCACAACAATCTGAACATCAAAGTATTAACGATTGAGAAGATGCCACTGTAAAACCATTGTGTTAAATCCCACTGGGGCAACAAGACTGCTAAAAATAGCCCAAATTGATTTCCAGCAGAGATAGCAACTGTTACTGAAATACCAATTAGCAATTTCTAACATCCATAACTGTTTTTAGCCTAAATCCAAAttcaaaaaaaatctttccaaaCTGCTATTTTTATTGTTTCATGTTCCAAAATATGCTTCTCACCATAATGGTGTCAGAAGCAGTTCTGTAGCTGCAGAATTTGGATTACCTGACAAGCTCTTGCTCAGATAATTCACTGTTGTAAGCAGTTTGTGGTGGCCTGTTCAGTAACAAACTACTGCATGTAAGAAGTGAGTAAGTGTTGGGGAGGCTAAGATTGAAGGCATTATAAATGTAAAGGGAATTTGAAGGAGAAAATTCTGATCCTCTGAATTCCCTCTGGGTCACAGTGGGACTTTCATAGAAGGGGAGAGATGTAATAAAAGCTACTCAGGATTTATTCCTGTGTGGAAGTGCAATATGGGAGTTGACTGAAAAATTCTAATCCTTCACTCCACAGGATAtgaaataaaacacatttaTATTTTGCTAGGGAAAAACATTGGAGAGCTGAAATGTGATGGGTTTTGTCTTTTACTCTCAAATTTGAGGTCAAAATGCAAACTCACTAATGTTGCAAAGTCTCCACTTGGGACTCCCAGCAGCATGGCTGTGCACCTGTGATGGAAAGGCTTTGCTTGAAGTACCTttggtctgtctgtctgtccagtcTCTGTGCATCAAGCGCTGTGCTTAGGGCAGAAATGATGATTGCTTTAAACTTCTCTCTGTTCACCCTCTGTATTTCAGATGCTTTCTTCTAGCACTAGGGAGCAGCAGTTGCAGACAATGACTCTGCACCTTATGGTGGAGTAGGGCCTAGGTAGAGCTTACAGTTCTCTGAAATCAGCACTTCAGGATCCTCCACAAGGTGTGTTGAGCCACAGCCTGAGGCCATAATTCCCTGATGGTATTTTAGTTTCATTTTTGATGGGAAGTAATCATGAGCATGTAAAATAggaagtcttcctctttggggGGGTGGAGCAGTGGAATGGGGGACTGGAATTCCCCATGAGATACATGAATGGATGAAGGATCTCTCCTGCAGGACTGAGGGAAGGTTCCAGATCAGGGCAGGACTGTTCATTGGCCTGTGATGCTTCAACTGAGCTTTGTAGTCTGGGTGGGCTGAGGGAGAGCAGGCTGCCTTGTAGCTCCTCAGATGAGCAAGTAGAACGTCCAGAAGTAGAAGTTGTGTTTTAGCACAAGCATTAAAGACCTTGACTGGAAACCCAAGATGGCCCTATTCTTTATTCTTAAATTCTTGACAATTCTGCAGGTTCACTTGATTGCATTCAGCCTTCTGTGTGCTtgggaggaagggaattagGGACATTCAGTGCTGGATCTAGAGCTGTGTGACCATCACTGATAGGAAATGGCTGCATGTCTGTTTTGGAAGGTGGGGTGAGGTTCTGCAGAACTTGCTCACTCTGTCCAGCAGCCAGATTTGTTTGCTGTCATGGGCCAAACAGATCTCAGATCAGTAACTTTCTTGAGAAGGACAGTCATAGATTTTTCTTAAGCCTTGGTAATGTCATCACAGACTTCCCTTTGTGGGTAGAAGGCAGTGGAATGGGAATGAATagtaaacattttcttttgagAAGATACACATTACAGCTTTGCATTCTTCTTGGGTCTGTGTGAACCTGAGGTTGATGCTATTTGCTCTGCTGTCattgttttcccttttaattCAACTATTTTCCAATtcttttgtctgtttgttttttctctctctctgatgATCTAGAGTCCAAGTGTGCAGCAGCTTTTTTCCTATTCCCTTCTGCTGTTACCACAAGAAACACTTAAAAAGAAGTAGTTTGATCAAACTTTGTCATGCTTCCTGACCTTCCAAAGCCAGGTGTTCAGCCCCCAGCACTGCATGTGGAACAGCCATGAAAATCCAGGGGGTTGCAGGTTCCTGTGGCAGGGGAATCAGTTTGGAAGCAGAAAATCTGCCCAAGCTCTTGGGGAGCCTGCAGGAACCATCCCATCCTGCCACTCCAAGGGTGTGGAACCAGAAGCTGCCAGACTGGCAGCAGAGGAGATGGGGTAGAGGCTGTTTAAAGACAGCAGAGGTGTGATCTGGAGAGTTAGTTTAGATGCCTGACAACAGTCATTGGGGTCTGTGTAGTGtacattttttgttttatgttttttcattaatttcataCATGTGTGTCACTGTTGCTACAGTATCCTCTTCACTGTCATAGTCAGAAAATACTGGTCAGGTTGTTCCTTCAAGAAGGGATCTGGCTGAGGCTTGCAGAGACTTCATTGTTATGGCAAGGTGCCTTTTGCATCAGCATACCTGTGCTGGGTATGTCTTTGCCTTTTTAGATGTGTAATGTTTCCCTCACAGCAAGAGTAATTTCCTCTTTTGAGGAAATTCACAAGATCTGCAGCCTTCCCAAAAAGCCTTTAAATAGAGAGAAGACACAGGATTTCTCTGGACAGGAAAGTCCAATTTAAACTTCTTCCACATACAATctgtgcttctgcagcagaacagGAAGAAATGACCACGTTTTCAAAGCAGATGTAAAAAAGCTTGCAGAATATTGCCCTCTTACTCCATTTTTAATAAACAGTGTGTAAATCCTTGTTGCTGCAATTCAATTCGCTTCTGAAATGGGGAATTTATTTGGCAAAAGCTCCATATCCCCCACCAGTCCTTGCTCTGAGCTCAGCAAAGAGAGCAGCCAATTTTTGGATACTTGCTCCCAGTTGGATAAGAAGTACTATGAATCAGACTACTGAAAGAAGAGGATACTGTGGCTGCAGTTGTTTTGTGATATGTTGTCCCTGACTGTATTTGTGATGTTCATTTTTCCCCCCACCCTTCTTCCTTGGGCtcattctcactttttttttctcttgctctcttctctccttttttccctccccccttcctttttgtttctgttgtctCAGCTGGAGGTTCTCCACTACCGACTCAGTATCTCCAGTAAACACCACGGTAGTCCTGCCCAATCCAGCTACCAGGCCCTCCACGCATACCAAGTATTACCATCTTTTCATTTGGTTTCCTTTTTTAAGAATCTTGTTCCATCCTATAATCTGCCAAGTGTATTGGTGCTGGCTGTACAGCAGCTCCTTCTGCCAAGGTGTGGTTTTATAATTTGGGAACGTTGCATTGAAATTCACCAAATTGTTCAGTGAAACTGATACTGAGAGATGTTAGCAAAGGTGATGGAGAAAAGAGTTAAACTCTAGCATGTTATGAGGACTGATTGGAAACTGTATTTCTAGAGATGCATTTTTGCAATGTAAGACTTACCAGCTATGCTGTGTTTTGGCACCAAAGCTGTCTCCACCAATGGCAGATTTCTGCCTCTCACTCAGTAGTCATTTAAGCAAACCTTGCGTGGAAGAAAAGATCAGAATTTGCATGGCTGTCACCCAGATTAAGGTAGGTAACATCTGGGGGTTTTTAGCCAAGGAAATGTCATTGGATAATACTAAATTTGTGGTGGCAATGTCAATTTGGCTGTCCACTTTTGCAAAAGCACAAGTGGTACATTTGCAGATTGTTCAGGAAATGTGCATGCAAAAACATTCCTGTTGGAACAGATTGCTGATTCCTCTTTTCCTACTTCAGCCCTTTATTCATTGGGTCTTCattttgggaatggggagggtTGAGCTTATGTACTGTAAAGCTCTTTAGCACTACATGGCATTTCCCTGCTCTTtaatccttttgttttgttttgttttaattaagtGCTATGATATCTCAAGGTGCTGTTTAGAAAGGGACACAGAAAGTACTACCTCAAATCTATTTTACTTTATATTCATGTAATTACTATATTGAGAATTAACAGTGGTACACATCCATCCTGTACAAAAAGGTTTAACAACAAAAACACTTGTGAGGAAAAGTAGTTTTTAAACCAGTGACATTCACAATGGTGGTGATCCAGGCTAAGAGGAAATTGTATGTGGAGAAACTACTAACATCACCCAAAATGCTGTATTGAAATAGGGTGGTTTTGTAAATTCCAAAGGTACCTTCAGGGGGTGCTTGGGGCTTTTAAAATGACACCTTTCAAGGCCTGAGCAGAGTACTCAGCCTCTCTAATTGCTGTGGAGATCCTGCTCCAAAGTCCAAGGCCAACACAACTTCTTGGAGTTCTACCTTCTGCATAAACTCATCAGGACTGTGGGAAATGTGCTGATCCAAGTTGGAGCTGTCAGAAACAAGCCCAGCCTTCATTAGAACTGGTAAAGGTTTAACCCTCCCTCCCTTAGGAGAgtcccaggcctggctgcactgcagggctgtgtgtgtcaTGGAGCCTGGAGTGCATGTCACAGTGTGTTCAGAGTCTCAAAGTGTAAAAAGGCATTTGCTGTGCCTCAGGCATTGCTGAGAGAGGACAGAAACACACTGACACAGACACTCCCTCCCTGCTTCAGGCACTAGAAACTTCTTGCAGCTAATCCCACGCACCTTTCCAGCACTTTCCATTGTATTTGCAGCTGTAAGTTACATTTCATGTACATTACTTTTCTCAACTTCTGTGAAACAGAATACAAATCTCAAAATCTGCCTTCAGTGGTGGATTGGTATTAGCTCACTACTCCTAGAGCAGATTACAGCAGCAAAGGAGTTTGTGCCTTGAAGCAGCACTTCCGTGCCTCGTGCacctccctgctgtgtcacactgCTCACAGTAACATCACTGTGGCTCAccatggctcctgctgctgctcccagccaggctgttcTCCCCTGAGGCTGCTGGAACCTCAGGATCTCACAGGACTCAAACCAGTTCCTGTTTTACTGTAACTGTCCAGGATTGCTCTCTCCTGTAAGGCCGATGGTACCAGCGTAGGAAGGAGAACTCAGTACAGCCAGCCATGAGTATAAGCAAAGGACCTGCTGTGCTTCTGCAGCAAGGAACTTGTAGCCATAATGAGAGGCTGAATATTCTTTTTTCAGAAAAGGGTAAGTCAAAATCTACAAGTTATTCTGTTCTTTAAAGCGAGCCCAAAATTCAGTGCATTAGAGAACTGTAGATAACTTTTCTTACAATCCAaatttgctgctgtttcttAGTGAGCTGATGGCAGAAGATTGATGCAGCTTGTCCTGGGGAGCAAACCTGTCCAAAATCAGGTGGCACCAAACTATGGTGAAGAACCTAGAAGGAAAAGAGCATTTCCTGTATTTTGATCTGAGAATATAATTTTCCTGAATTCCCTGGACATTTAGCAAATGACACTCATTAGTGCCTCTCTTTTGCTTTGAATCCAGGAGTCATTCAAGCCCACTGAAGAGCACGTGCTAGTGGTAAGACTGCTTGTGAAACATCTGCATGCTTTCAGCAACAGCCTGAAACCAGAGCCTCTCTCCCCTTCAGCCCACTCCCACACAGCCAGCCCACTGGAGGAGTTTAAAAGGTTGGTACATGAGCATGTCTCTGAAATGTACAGAACTGGAAAGCTGAGCTTTCTCCATGAAAATCTCAGCTTTCCTTGAGAGGTTGAATTAGGCTGTTTTGATGCTAAATAGAGAAGtacattattaaaaatacatgaGAGCTAATGGATTATGTTTCTCACATCCTCTGAGGGAGGGCAtcttcagcagcagctgttgCACCAGTCTATAGGGGAAAGAAAATGCTACCAGAGAATTCTGGCCAAAATTAGTTTAGTATTTGGTATTTAATAACTTGAGTTGAAATTCAATGACTTGAAGTAGTTTCAGTAAAAAAGGAACAAATTTTGCTCAGTTCTTTCTCTCTTTGCATTTGTGGAAGTGTGTTGGGTTGGGtgttagtttttaaaatttgctgCCAGTTTATACACGTGACTGTCTTTGAATCTCTTTGCAGGGTTGTGATTCCTCGGTTTGTCCAGGAGAAGCTTTACATCTTTTTGCAGCACTGTTTTGGCCACTGGCCTCTGGATGCCTCCTTCAGAGCAGTATGTACTTGCTTCTCCACTTAGTCTGTACTCAACAGAACTACTTATTAGTTACTAGGACTAGTTATTAGTTACTAGAACTAGTTAATAGTTATTGCTGTTTAGCAGCTGTTTCTTggtcattttttttttgttgtttcttggTCATCTCTCTTTTCTAGACCAGTAAACTTCAtataacaaataaaaaaattaacagaaagcccttcctgccttcctttgcAATGAAGTGCTGGCACTCATGTGGGTTTATGTGTGACTTTGCCCAGGTTCTTGAGATGTGGCTGAGTTACCTGCAGCCCTGGAGGTACGCGCCCGAGAAGCCCCCGCAGAGCACGGAGCCTTTGCCTCGCAGCGTCTCAGAGAAATGGTGAGgaggggagcagctggggctgatcTGAGCCAAACCTGAGCAAAACAGCAGGATTTCAGGAACTGTGCACCAGCCTGAGTTAAATTCCTCAGTTATTCCCTAGTTATAAGACTAGAGAATGATTTCTTAGAACACTAGTTTTTGTATTGAGAGTATTCTTTTCTCTCAGTGTAAGTTGACCATCTTTCCAGAGACAGTATAAAACATCCCCTTAGTGCTTTATTTGGTAGAAGACAAAATAACACTTCTTTAAATAGGTGTACTCACAAATCCTGTACTCACTTTGACAGGGCTGCCTTCATTCAAGAGAACCTGCTCATGTACACCAAGCTGTTTGTGGGATTTCTCAACAGAGCTCTTCGGACAGACTTGGTCAGTCCCAAAAATGCCCTCATGGTGTTCCGAGTAGCAAAGGTCTTTGCTCAGCCCAATCTAGCTGAAATGATCCTCAAAGGTAAAAGGATATTTTGACATCTTCTGTTTTCCTGTCTCAATCTTTCCTCACAGTAGTTACATCTCATCTCATTAGCAGAGCTGCACTTCTCTCCCATTTTTCATGCTATTTGCCATTCAAAAGTCTGTCTTCACTAATGTGTCTCAATTGGTTTAGTAAGTCTATAGTTCTCTTCTAATCACCATAGATTGCATTTcacaatttttctttaaaggacAAAGAACCCAATTACAATTGTCAGTTTTTCTGATGCTTGTATTATTTCATTACATACCTCAAGATTTAAACTTCATAGATCTCTGAAAGTCTCTGTACTTAGTAAAAGAGTCATGCATGCATTTCAGGATAATTAGGATATAGTGAATTTGGGAGTGGTGACATTTGACAAGTATCAATATCTGAAGTATGTTTCTCCCCTGCCTTTTGttgaaaaatatgaattttaaatgctgctttGTATGGTCTGCATTAAATGCAGGCTGACatttcctgctctgggcagagaGAAAGTAAATAATGAACACTAATTAAGGCCTCCTTCCCCTTTGAACTCTCTCTCTAAGGCAGCTGGACCTTCCCCAGCAAGACCAATATTATGTAACCATCATCAGTTCTTTTTTCAAATTCCAGGAGAACAGTTATTCCTGGAGCCAGAGCTTGTGATTCCCCACCGGCAACACCGACTTTTTATGAGCCCCACTCTTGGGGGGAGTTTTTTGTCATCACGGTCTCCAGCTGTTACAGATGCCTCATTTAAGGTGAAGAGTCATGTTTACAGCCTGGAAGGACAGGATTTCCAGTATAAACAGATGTTTGGCACAGAAGTCAGGAATTTGGTAAGCAACAAGCTCTTTTGCACCTGCCTTTCTCCTGAGACAGATGTTCCTCAGTGCTGAGCATCCATACCAAAAGTTAAAAGTAGAAAGCTTCACACCTTGCATTACTGAATAATTTAGTTTGCTTTTGGACCCTGAGGGGTCTCAGTCCAGCACAGCTGTAAAAATCTGCTTCTCTTTGATAAATAATAAGTTAATGTAACAGCTTGCTGCCTTGGAGCAGGACATGGTGTTTCCTCTCAAACATGCTTACTGTGATCTTCTGGTTCATCAGTACCTACCAGTAACTCAGAGaaaatcagcaggaaaaattaaaaaagcagctgaagaacctcagcagctctgaggtTTTTAAATGCTCCAACAGAACTGCCTCTGCCCTGTTGGAAATCCAGCTAACAGCACAAATCCATATGCACTAAGGAAGTGAGTTTGCTGGGATTGCTCTCACTTTCAGCTGTCAAGGCACAGTTTTATCCATGTATTGATGCTTAGTAGTCCTTTATCTTCATCTCACACagtttttggtgtttgttttagGTGTTAAAACTGGCCCAGTTAATTTGTCAGGCACAGCAGACAGCAAAGTCCATATCAGACCATTCTGCAGAGACCATGGCCAGCCAGTCCTTCTTCTCCTGGTTTAGATTCACACCATCTGACATGAATGGTTCCTACACAGGCAATGACCTTGATGAAATTGGGCAGGACAGCATCAAAAAGACAGATGAATATTTAGAGAAGGCACTGGAATATTTGTGCCAGATCTTTAAGGTAAGTAACATCTTTCTAAGAACTTGGCAATGAGAACAAAAGTCAGGATTTGTCAAATGTACATCTGTGTCTCCTGTGCTGTGTGGGGTCACAAAGCTGTCCAGAGACCTTGCTAGTACATGTTAACATCATCTCAACTTTGCCCTTTTCAATGTAGATGGAATTAGGTGTTATGAATTTTTAAGTATCAAACCTACTTTGTTTAAGTGATGACTCTTTTGGACTGTATAATTTATACCAAACCTGTTTATACCAAGGTGTCCTCTTGTTTCCAAACAGGCAGTTTTAAAAACTCTCCTGTATTTTCTAAATGTAGAGCTGTAAAAATACAACTGCAGTTATGGACAAACTGTTAAAAATAATAGATTAATTTCTCTGCAGCCACACTCCCTTGTACAGAATTGCCCATGGAGACAACTCTTTGATACTCCTTGGGAGCTAAGGGAGATACAAACCAGAGCACCAATCTAGAACTGGACAAGAACAGGCAAATCTGGAGAGGATTATCTCATTTTAATGTCTAACTGAGGTGCTCTTTAGCAGTTCTTGGTATCTGAGCTGGCTGTCAAAGACTTCCAAGGCTAATGAGTTTGTGAAGTGAGGAATAAATTCAATAGAGGGTGGATCAAACACCTGCTTTAGAAGtgtgttattcattcttgcATAGCTGAGTGAAGCCCAGCTGACCCAGATGATGATGAAGTGTGGGACAGCTCAAGATGAGAATGGAAAGAAACAACTTCCAGACTGCATTGCCAGTGAGAACGGCCTCATCCTCACCCCCCTTGGCAGGTACCAGGTGAGAGAAAAACAACTCCAAATCACTGCTGGGCTGTTCTTGAAAATACAACAG encodes:
- the SMPD4 gene encoding sphingomyelin phosphodiesterase 4 isoform X2 encodes the protein MAGPHLQQPSFLLATLKADCVNKPFAQRCRDLETIIEELPAKELHGIFPWLVESIFGSLDGIIVGWNLRCLQGRTNPNEYSVALDFLDPSGPMMKLVYKLQAEEYRYDFPVSYLPGPVKASIQEQVLPECSLYHNKVQFPSSGGLGLNLALNPFEYYMFYFAISLITQKNSPATHHVSPSNSAYFILVDTYLKCFLPTEGSVLPPPSSNPGGAIPSPTPRSPAVPFSSYGMHHTSLLKRHIAHQPSVNADPASQEIWRSETLLQIFVEMWLHHYSLEMYQKMQSPHVKESFKPTEEHVLVVRLLVKHLHAFSNSLKPEPLSPSAHSHTASPLEEFKRVVIPRFVQEKLYIFLQHCFGHWPLDASFRAVLEMWLSYLQPWRYAPEKPPQSTEPLPRSVSEKWAAFIQENLLMYTKLFVGFLNRALRTDLVSPKNALMVFRVAKVFAQPNLAEMILKGEQLFLEPELVIPHRQHRLFMSPTLGGSFLSSRSPAVTDASFKVKSHVYSLEGQDFQYKQMFGTEVRNLVLKLAQLICQAQQTAKSISDHSAETMASQSFFSWFRFTPSDMNGSYTGNDLDEIGQDSIKKTDEYLEKALEYLCQIFKLSEAQLTQMMMKCGTAQDENGKKQLPDCIASENGLILTPLGRYQIINGLRRFELQYQGDTELQPIRSYENAALVRLLFRLSSALNERFADQMEVLCSRDDFVGRLCRYHLTNPQLIQKIRYSPVVRDRTSHNWGPRISLRFLASYRTLISLLLIYFLASWFYVGPVGCTFIILTGYFLYAVIMTFFFEGWKPHEH
- the SMPD4 gene encoding sphingomyelin phosphodiesterase 4 isoform X1 gives rise to the protein MAGPHLQQPSFLLATLKADCVNKPFAQRCRDLETIIEELPAKELHGIFPWLVESIFGSLDGIIVGWNLRCLQGRTNPNEYSVALDFLDPSGPMMKLVYKLQAEEYRYDFPVSYLPGPVKASIQEQVLPECSLYHNKVQFPSSGGLGLNLALNPFEYYMFYFAISLITQKNSPATHHVSPSNSAYFILVDTYLKCFLPTEGSVLPPPSSNPGGAIPSPTPRSPAVPFSSYGMHHTSLLKRHIAHQPSVNADPASQEIWRSETLLQIFVEMWLHHYSLEMYQKMQSPHVKLEVLHYRLSISSKHHGSPAQSSYQALHAYQESFKPTEEHVLVVRLLVKHLHAFSNSLKPEPLSPSAHSHTASPLEEFKRVVIPRFVQEKLYIFLQHCFGHWPLDASFRAVLEMWLSYLQPWRYAPEKPPQSTEPLPRSVSEKWAAFIQENLLMYTKLFVGFLNRALRTDLVSPKNALMVFRVAKVFAQPNLAEMILKGEQLFLEPELVIPHRQHRLFMSPTLGGSFLSSRSPAVTDASFKVKSHVYSLEGQDFQYKQMFGTEVRNLVLKLAQLICQAQQTAKSISDHSAETMASQSFFSWFRFTPSDMNGSYTGNDLDEIGQDSIKKTDEYLEKALEYLCQIFKLSEAQLTQMMMKCGTAQDENGKKQLPDCIASENGLILTPLGRYQIINGLRRFELQYQGDTELQPIRSYENAALVRLLFRLSSALNERFADQMEVLCSRDDFVGRLCRYHLTNPQLIQKIRYSPVVRDRTSHNWGPRISLRFLASYRTLISLLLIYFLASWFYVGPVGCTFIILTGYFLYAVIMTFFFEGWKPHEH